The Bos indicus x Bos taurus breed Angus x Brahman F1 hybrid chromosome 10, Bos_hybrid_MaternalHap_v2.0, whole genome shotgun sequence genome has a segment encoding these proteins:
- the SLC39A2 gene encoding zinc transporter ZIP2 isoform X4, whose translation MEPLLGTKIGCLFALLVLTLVCGLIPICFKWFQTTTATGCHRRVLSFLGCTSAGVFLGAGFMHMTAEALEGIKSEIQNLVIQDKE comes from the exons ATGGAACCACTACTAGGAACAAAAATTGGCTGCCTATTTGCCCTGCTGGTGCTCACTCTGGTCTGTGGCCTTATTCCCATCTGCTTCAAGTGGTTCCAGACTACTACAGCCACAG GTTGTCACCGCCGGGTTCTCAGTTTCCTGGGCTGCACGTCTGCTGGTGTTTTCCTGGGAGCAGGGTTCATGCACATGACTGCTGAAGCCTTGGAGGGGATTAAATCAGAGATCCAGAACTTGGTGATACAG GACAAAGAGTGA